A region of Ictidomys tridecemlineatus isolate mIctTri1 chromosome 4, mIctTri1.hap1, whole genome shotgun sequence DNA encodes the following proteins:
- the Pdcd1lg2 gene encoding programmed cell death 1 ligand 2: MFFLLLVLNLGSQLHQAAALFTVTVPKKLYTVDHGSNVTLECDFDTKDCTETEAIKASFQRVENGTSSPSERATLLEEQLPLGKALFHIPQVQVRDAGQYLCLIICGLALDYKYLTVEVKASYKKIDTGILKVTGTDEVELTCQARGYPLAEVSWSNVSVPANTSYTRTPEGFYQVTSVLRLKPQPGRNFSCIFWNAKMKELTSAIIDPQGQMKPNIPTTSLLFILIPSCIIILIFIVTMITMRKPLCQKLYSRKDLNL; the protein is encoded by the exons CTTTATTCACAGTGACAGTCCCGAAGAAATTGTACACAGTAGACCACGGCAGCAATGTGACCCTCGAGTGTGATTTTGACACTAAAGATTGTACGGAAACTGAAGCCATAAAAGCCAGTTTTCAAAGGGTGGAGAATGGTACATCCTCACCCAGCGAGAGAGCCACTCTGCTGGAGGAGCAGCTGCCCCTGGGGAAGGCTTTGTTCCACATCCCCCAAGTGCAAGTGAGAGACGCAGGGCAGTACCTCTGCCTGATCATCTGCGGGCTCGCCTTGGACTACAAGTACCTGACTGTGGAAGTCAAAG CTTCCTACAAGAAAATAGATACTGGCATCCTCAAGGTCACAGGGACAGATGAGGTGGAACTCACATGCCAGGCCAGAGGTTATCCCCTAGCAGAAGTGTCCTGGTCAAATGTCAGTGTTCCTGCCAACACCAGCTATACCAGGACCCCTGAAGGCTTCTACCAAGTCACTAGTGTTCTGCGCCTAAAGCCACAGCCTGGCAGAAACTTCAGCTGCATATTCTGGAATGCTAAGATGAAAGAACTTACTTCAGCCATCATTGACCCTCAAG GTCAGATGAAACCCAACATCCCTACTACTTCTTTGCTGTTCATTCTCATCCCTTCCtgcatcattattttaattttcatagtcACAATGATAACCATGAGAAAACCACTCTGCCAAAAGCTGTATTCTAGAAAAG